The sequence GATCCCGCATGCGCTGCAAGACTGCATTGAGGCCGTTACTGCGCGACGGCGACAACTGGCGGGAAAGCCCCAGTTGATTGAACCAGTCGGGCAAATCAACCGCCTGCAACTCAGCAGCAGATAAGCCATTAACCCGCGTCAGCAACAGCGCCACCAGCCCACGAATCAGCCGTGCATCACTGCTGGCAGCAAACTGCCAATGCCCCTGCTGCAAACGCCCCACCAGCCACACCAGGCTCTCACAGCCCTGCACCAGATTAGCGTCGACCTTATCCTCGTCCGCCAAGGCCGGTAGCCGCTCGCCCCATTGCATCAGCATGCGGGCACGTTGCTCCCAACTGACGACTGCCTGAAAGGCTTCCAGCGCTACCACTGCATCCGTCGGCAGGTTCATCGCAGCATGTCCAAGGCCTGGTCCAATGCTTCAAAAAAACGCTCCAAGTCATCGGAGTCGTTGTACAGCGCCAGGGACACCCGGATCGCCCCCGATAACCCCATGTGCTTGAGCAACGGCATCGCGCAATGATGGCCTGCGCGCACGGCAATCCCTTGTTCGGTCAGCAGGTGGGCGAGGTCGGCGTTATGCACGCCGTCCACCACAAAACTGGCCAAGGCCACTTGCGGTGAGCCCAGCAGCCGTACGCCATTGCGCGCTTTCAAGCCTCGCAGCAGATAGGCGTGCAGCGCGGCTTCGTGAGCCATCACCGCGTGCTGATCCAGTGAGGTCAGGTAGTCCAGGGTCGCCCCCAGGCCAATCACGCCGGCAATCGGCGGTGTTCCCGCTTCGAAACCCAGAGGTGCGGGACGGAAGCTGGCACTGTGATAGTCGGCCTGTTGCACCATCTCGCCGCCAAACTGCCAATGACGCAGGTGATGCAGCGCTTCGGTACGGCCGTAAAGCACACCGACGCCGTCCGGGCCGTAGAGTTTGTGGCTGGAAAATACATAGAAGTCGCAGCCCAGAGCCTGTACGTCATGACGACCGTGGACGATGCCTTGAGCGCCGTCGATCACCGTCATGGCGTCGTGAACCTTGGCCAGCGTCAATAACTGCGGCAACGGCTGCCAGGCGCCGAGCACATTGGACAGTTGGCTCACTGCCAGCAGGCGGGTGCGTGGGCCGATCAAGCGGGCAGCTGCTTCCAGGTCGATCAGACCGTCGTTGTCGAGCGGCAACACCACCAGCTCAAGCTCCCGACGTTTGGCCAGTTGCTGCCAGGGCAGCAGGTTGGCGTGGTGTTCCAGGGCGCTGATGACAATCTCATCGCCCGGCTTGAAAAGGTGCTCGAGGCCATAGGCCAAGAGGTTCAGCGCACAAGTCGCGCCGTGGGTGAAGATGATCTGCCCGTCGCCGCCGACATTGAGCCACTGCGCCACTTTGTTGCGGCTGTCCTCAAAGGCCTGGGTCGCATGGGCGCCTGGCAAATGCTGGGCGCGGTGCACATTGGCTGCGCCATTGGCGTAGTAATGACTGATCGCGTCCAGCAGGGCTTGAGGTTTTTGCGTGGTGGCGGCGTTGTCCAGATAGGTCTGGTCTTGCCGTTGCAGGGTGGCGATGGCCGGAAAATCGGCGCGCCAGGGAGAGGGCACAAGCATGATGATCAAGACTCGTATAAGCGAGCTACACCGCAAAGATGCAGCCCGCTAGTGGCATCGAGTTGCTGCTTAGTTGTGAGCGTGCAGCGCTGCGTTCAGCTCGATGGCCGATTTGTGGGTTTTGCATTCCACTGCACCGGTCTCGGAGTTACGGCGGAACAACAGGTCAGGTTGGCCTGCCAGCTCGCGAGCCTTGACCACTTTGACCAGTTGGTTCTGCTCGTCGAGCAGCTTTACCTTGGTCCCGGCGGTCACGTACAGGCCGGATTCCACGGTATTGCGGTCGCCCAATGGGATACCGATACCGGCGTTGGCGCCGATCAGGCAGCCTTCGCCGACCTTGATCACGATGTTGCCGCCGCCCGACAGGGTGCCCATGGTGGAGCAACCGCCGCCCAGGTCCGAGCCCTTGCCGACGAACACGCCAGCCGATACACGGCCTTCGATCATGCCCGGGCCTTCGGTCCCGGCGTTGAAGTTGACGAAACCTTCGTGCATCACGGTGGTGCCTTCGCCGACGTAGGCGCCCAGGCGGATACGAGCAGCGTCAGCGATACGCACGCCGCTGGGCACGACGTAATCGGTCATTTTAGGGAACTTGTCTACCGAGAATACTTCCAGCAGCTCGCCACGCAGGCGGGCTTCCAGCTGGCGTTCGGCCAGTTCGGCGATGTCGATGGCGCCCTGGCTGGTCCAGGCCACGTTCGGCAGTTGCGGGAACACACCGGCCAGGCTCAGGCCATGCGGCTTGACCAGACGATGGGACAGCACATGCAGCTTGAGGTAGGCCTCAGGGGTGGACGTCAGCGCGGCGTCTTCGGCCAGCAGCGTGGCAACCAGCGGCTTGTGGCTTTCCGCCAGGCGGGTGAGCAGGGCGGCCTGGGTTGCGTCGACGCCTTTGAGTGCGTCAGCCAGCTGCGAAGCCTGGGCGACGGTGAAGGTGATCGCTTGATTGCCTTCGCTGTAACCGAGGATCGGTGCGATGGCCGCGACGATTTCAGCCGATGGATTGAGCAGGGGCTGTGCGTAAAACACTTCCAGCCAAGCACCTTGGCGGTTCTGAGTGCCGACGCCGAAGCCCAGGCTGAACAGGGAATTGGACATGATGTTACCTCTACAAAAATGGAGTGGGCTGGCCTACTTGAGGGCCGCCGAATAACTATCTGGCTTGAAGCCAATCAGGGTTCTGTCACCGAGATCGAGCACCGGGCGCTTGATCATCGAGGGTTGTGCGAGCATCAATTCAATTGCTTTCGCCTGGTCGAGATCGGCTTTGCGTTCGTCTTCGAGTTTGCGAAAGGTGGTGCCCGCACGGTTCAAAACCACCTGCCAACCGTGCTCATTGCACCATTGGGTCAAGTGTTCGCGGTCGATACCGGCCGTTTTGTAGTCATGAAACTCATAGCTGACAGCGTGTTCATCGAGCCAGGTGCGCGCCTTTTTCATGGTGTCGCAGGCTTTGATGCCGAAAAGGTGCAACGTTTTGCTTGAAGCGGTCAAGGAATTGCCCCCCTTTGGGTTGCTGAAAATGAAAGACCACGGATTATGCCACGACCGGAAGGATTCGGTGCCGCTCGTCACCCTATGGCGTTAACGGGTGCGACTTTTGTGCAACGGCCAGAGGGCAGCATAGGCGGCTAATATGGCACTTCAACGGCGAGTTGTTGCCTGATGTGTGTTATTGCAAGTCGATTGTCTGGGAATCCCGCGTTATGCAAACCGCTTACACCGTTCTAATCCTGCTGATGTTGGTCAGCGTTTCGCGCCTTGTGGGGCGTGTCATTCCTTTGCCGCTGCCACTGGTGCAGATCGCCGCCGGAGCCTTGCTGGCCTGGCCGACCTTGGGCCTGCATGTGGCGTTGGACCCGGAATTGTTTCTTTTCTTGTTTCTGCCCCCGCTGCTGTTCTCCGACGGCTGGCGTATGCCCAAGCGCGAGCTATGGAGCCTGCGCGGGCCGATCCTGACCCTGGCCGTGGGGCTGGTGTTGTTCACTGTCGTGGGCGCCGGTTACTTCATCCACTGGCTATTGCCGTCTATTCCACTGCCCGTGGCCTTCGCCTTGGCGGCGGTGTTGTCGCCGACGGATGCGGTGGCGGTGTCAGCGATTTCCCAGAACCGTCTGCCGACGCCTTTGATGCATATGCTTCAGGGCGAGGCTTTGATGAACGATGCATCGGGCCTGGTGACGTTCAAGTTTGCCCTGGTGGCGGCGGTGACTGGGGTGTTCTCCCTGGCGAATGCCAGCCTGACCTTCGTGTTGGTGGCGGTGGGTGGCCTGGCTGTCGGTGTGGCCTTGAGTTGGCTGGTGGGCCGCCTGCGGGCCTGGATGATTGCCCGGGGCTGGGATGACCCTGCCACCCACGTGGTGTTCATGTTGCTGCTGCCATTTGCCGCTTACGTGCTGGCTGAGCGCCTCGGTGCTTCGGGCATCCTGTCGGCGGTCGCGGCGGGGATGATGCAAAGCTGGCTGGACCTGCTGCCGCGCCAGACTAGCACTCGCCTGCTCAATCGCAGTGTCTGGTCGCTGTTGGAGTTTGCCTTCAATGGCCTGATTTTCCTGCTGCTGGGTTTGCAGTTGCCGGACATTATCAAGGCGGTGACCAGTCACGAGGCCACGCTGTGGCCGACCTTGATGTATCGCTGCCTGGAGGTGGTCGCGATCTTCCTGGTGCTGGTGGTCTTGCGGTTTATCTGGGTGCAAAGCATTTGGCGCTTGTCAGGCTTGCTGCGGCGGCTGAGGGGCAAAGGTGCGCTGACGCTGGTGCCGACGGCCCGATCCTGCTGGTTGCTGACCGTGGGCGGTGTGCGCGGGGCTGTGACTCTGGCGGGTGTGATGTCAGTGCCGCTGCTGTTAAGCCCTGGCGAGGACTTCCCGGAGCGCGACCTGCTGATCTTCATTGCCGCCGGGGTGATTCTGCTGTCGCTGGTCGCCGCCTGCATCGCCTTGCCGCTGTTGCTGCGGGGTATTGAAAAGAGCCCGGACAACAAGCGTCGTGGAGAGGTGCGAGACGCCTGGAAGAAAACGGCCGAAGCGGCGATTCATGCGCTCGAGGTCGAAGAACCTGCCGATACCGCGCCTCAGGATGCGGCCCAGGCCGCTTTGTCTGCGGAGCTCAAGGCGCGGATCATGTCGGAGTATCGTCATCAGTTGGAGGTTTTCAACGACTCGGCCGAGGCCCAGGCATTGGCGTTCCAGATGGATCAACTGGAGCGCAAGTTACGGCTCAAGGCTCTGCGGGCGCAGCGCCTGGAACTGTATAGCCTGAGCCGCCATCACCAGATTGGCGATGACGTGCTGCGGGAAGTGTTGGCGGATCTGGATATGAGTGAGGCAAACCTGGGTCACGTGAAGTGACCCGCGATCGGCTTAGCGGCGGCGCTGGATAAAGTCGCGAATCCGCTCAGCGGCTTCAACACACTCGGCCAGCGGCGCAACCAGCGCCATGCGCACACGACCGGCGCCAGGATTGAAACCGTCCACTTCCCGGGACAGATACGAGCCTGGCACCACGGTCACATGCTCTTCCACGAACAAGTCCCGACAGAATGCTGCGTCGTCGCCTTCGACATTCGGCCACAGATAGAAACCGCCATCCGGGTTTTGCACATCCAGTACCGGCTTGAGAATCGCCAGCACGGCGTCGAATTTTTCCCGGTACAGGTCACGGTTGGCCTGTACATGGGCCTCGTCCTGCCAGGCGGCAATACTCGCCAATTGGGTTTGTACCGGCATCGCGCAGCCGTGGTAGGTGCGGTACAGCAGGAAGGCCTTGAGGATCTCGGCATCACCCGCCACAAACCCCGAGCGCAGGCCCGGCAGGTTGGAGCGCTTGGAGAGGCTGTGGAACACCACGCAACGCTTGAAGTCTTGGCGACCCAGCTCAACGCAGGCGCTGAGCAGGCCTGGCGGTGGAGCCTGCTCGTCGAAGTACAGCTCGCTGTAGCACTCGTCAGCGGCGATCACGAAGTCATGTTCGTCGGCCAGGGCGATCAGATTTTTCAGTACGTCGACGGGAATCAGTGCACCGGTCGGGTTGCCCGGGGAGCACAGGAACAGGATCTGGCAGCGCTTCCAGACATCGGCCGAAACCGCGTCGAAATCCGGGTTGAAGCCGTTTTCATCCAGGCACGGCAGGTAGTGCGGTTTGGCCCCTGCGAGGAACGCCGCACCTTCGTAGATCTGATAGAACGGGTTCGGGCTGATGACCAACGCGTCATCGCCACGGTTAACCACGGTCTGGGTGAAGGCAAACAGCGCTTCACGGGTGCCATTGACCGGCAGGATATTGCGCGCCGGGTCCAGCCAGCCCTTGGGTACGTTGAAGCGGCGTTCGCACCATGCACCAATGGCCTCGCGCAACGCGGGAATGCCCAGAGTGGTCGGGTACACTGCCATTTGGTCCAGATTGTTGGCCAGGGCCTGGGCGACGAAATCCGGGGATTTGTGCTTGGGTTCGCCGATGGACAGCGCGATTGGGCGCTTGTCCGGGTTCGGCGTGACACTGCCCAGCAGGGCGCGCAATTTCTCGAACGGGTAGGGCTGCAGCTGGTTCAGGGCGTTGTTCATGGAAAATCTCGTTCAATATGGGAGCAGCTTGTGTGGGAGCTGGCTTGCCTGCGATGGTATCAACGCGGTGTACCTGACACCCCGCGTCGCCTGCATCGCGGGCAAGCCCGGCTCCCACATGAGTCCGGGCCGGGGATAGGGGGTTGATTCAAATACTCAGTCGCGACAATTCAACCCCGGGCTCATGGCTGACGCTCAGTTGCTGGACGATTGCATCCTGCAAGCGGCGGCACAGTTCAGGGTCGGAAAGCGGCTGGTTGTCAGCGTCGGTGATAAAGAATACGTCTTCTACTCGTTCGCCCAAGGTCGCAATCTTGGCGTTCTGCAGCGACAGGTCGAACTCCAGGAAGATCGTACCGATCCGCGCCAGCAGTCCGGGTCGGTCCGGCGCGCTGAGCTCCAGCACGGTCACTGGGCGCTGTGCGTCGTTGTGAATGGTCACCTGGGGCGCAAAGGCAAAGTGCTTGAGCTGGCGGGGAACCCGGCGCTGGATAATGGTCGGGTAGTCGTCGGGGTTACGCAGGGCTTCGGTCAGGCCTTCGCGGATCTTCTTCACGCGGGCCGGATTGTCACCAATGGACTCGCCTTCCGTGTCGAGCACGATGTAGGTGTCGAGGGTGAACTGGCTGCTGGACGTGATAACCCGGGCGTCGTGAATGTTCAGGTTGAGCTGGTCCATGGCCGCCACGGTCACGGCGAAGAAGTCGTGCTGGTCTGGCGCATAGATGAAAATTTGCGTACCTCCTTCGAACTCACGCTGGGTGGTCTCCTTGATCAGCACCAGTGGTCCGCCGTCGGCTGGCTGCTGCAGAATTGCGTCGCTGTGCCAGGCCACGTCACCAGCGGTGTGGCGCAGGAAGTAGTCGTCACCCAGCTGTGACCAGAGCTGCTCGACGTCGTCCGGGTCGTTGCCGCCGCGTACCAGGATGTCCAGGGCCGCGCTTTGGGTGCGTCGGATCTGTTCTTCGCGGTCCACCGGGTTCTCCAGGCCGCGACGCAAGGCACGTTTGGTTTCGGTGTAGAGCTGGCGCAACAGGCTGGCGCGCCAGGAGTTCCACAACGTTGGGTTAGTGGCGTTGATGTCGGAGACGGTCAGCACGTACAGGTAGTCGAGACGGGTTTCGTCGCCGACGATCTGCGCGAAATCGTGGATCACCTGCGGGTCGGACAAGTCCTTGCGCTGGGCGGTGGTGGACATCACCAAGTGGTTTTGCACCAGCCAGACAATCAGGCGGCTGTCCCATACGGGCAACTGATGACGTTGGCAGAACGCTTCGGCGTCTACGGCGCCAATTTCCGAGTGATCGCCGTGACGGCCCTTGCCGATGTCGTGGTACAGGCCGGCGAGGTAGATCAGTTCAGGCTTGGGCAGGCGTGCCATGAGCTTGCTGGCCAGCGGGAACTTCTCTGACACCTGGGTGTACTGCAACTTACGCAGATGTTTGATCAGGTTCAGGGTGTGGGCATCCACCGTGTAGATGTGGAACAGGTCGTGCTGCATTTGCCCGACGATAAAGCCGAATTCCGGTAAATAACGCCCGAGAATGCCGTAACGGTTCATCCGTCGCAGGTTGCGATGGATGCCGATCTTGCACTTGAACAGCTCGATAAACAGGCTGGTGTTGCGGATGTCGTTGCGGAAATCGTCATCGATCAGGTGCCGGTTTTCCCGCAGTAGACGAATGGTGTCGGCGCGTACGCCCTTGATCTCCGGCTGCTGGGCCATCAGCACGAAGATCTCCAGCATGGCGAACGGCGTGCGGCTGAACACGTTGTCGTTGCGTGCTTCGATATAGCCGTCGTGCAGTTGGAAGCGCGAGTTGATCGGCGGCGGCGGCGTTTCGTCTTCCGGAGCCAGGATCACTTCTTCGAAGTGTTGGATGATCAGGTCGCTGAGCTGGGCAATGCTCATGACCACCCGGTAGTACTGCTGCATGAAGCTTTCGATACTGGTTTTGGCGTCTTCGCCTTCGAACCCCAGCAGTGTCGCGATAGAGCGCTGGTGGTCGAACAGCAGGCGGTCTTCGGAGCGTCCGGCGAGCATGTGCAGGGCGTAGCGCACCTTCCACAGGAACTCCTGGGATGAAGCCAGCAGGGCGTTTTCACTCTCTACCAGGAAGCCTTCGCCGGCCAGGGCTCGCAGGTTCAGGGTGCCGTATTGGCGCCGCGCGACCCACAAAATCGTCTGGATGTCCCGCAGCCCGCCAGGAGAACCTTTGACATTGGGTTCCAGGTTGTACTCGGTGTCGTTGTACTTGTGGTGCCGGGCCTTCTGTTCGGCGCGCTTGGCCAGGAAGAAATCCTTGCTCGGCCACATGTGGACAGTGCTGGTGACTTCCAGCATGCGCTGGCGCAGGCGCTCGGGGCCACAGATGGTGCGGCTTTCCATCAGGTTGGTGACGACGGTCAGGTCGGCGCGAGCCTCTTCGGCGCATTCGTCCACCGAACGTACGCTTTGGCCGACTTCCAGGCCGATGTCCCACAACAGCGTTAGAAAACGCTCGATGGAATCGCGAAAAATTTCATGATCGGCGCTGTCCAGCAGGATCAGCAGGTCGATGTCGGAGTAGGGGTGCAGTTCGCCGCGCCCGTAGCCGCCAACCGCCACCAGGGCGATGTCGGCGTCTTCACTCCAGTTGAACTGTTCCCAGGCCTTTTGCAGGATGTTATCGACGAACCAGGCGCGGTCCTCGATCAGCCGACGGATGTCCCGGCCACTGCGAAAGCGCTCATCGAGTACTTCCCGGGCCTGGCGGATGGCCTTCTTGAAGGCGGCGATGGGGCTTGCCTTCAGTGCCAGTTCCGCCTGGAACTGGCCACGGTCGAAGAGTTCGGGATCCACCTGGGGCATCGATCGGCTTTCCTTTCTATCTAGTAGGTCACACGCTTTGGGCGAAAACCGACGCAACAATCAGGCCGAAACGCGAGGAATCGTGTCGTCAGCGCGCAAGGTGAAGATCTCGTAACCGGTGTCGGTCACCAGCAGGGTATGTTCCCACTGGGCCGAGAGCTTGCGGTCTTTGGTGATGGCGGTCCAGCCGTCGCCCAGCACCTTGGTGTCGGCCTTACCCTGGTTGATCATTGGCTCGATGGTGAAGGTCATGCCCGCCTTGAGCTCCATACCAGTGCCGGCGCGGCCGTAGTGCAGGATCTGCGGCTCTTCGTGGAACACCTTGCCGATGCCGTGGCCGCAGAACTCGCGAACCACCGAGAAACCGTTCTTTTCGGCGTGCTTCTGGATCACTTCACCGATATCACCCAAGCGGCAGCCGGGTTTGACGATCTCGATGGCCTTGTACATGCATTCCTGGGTGATCTGCGACAGACGCTCGGCCCATACGGGTACGGTGCCGACGTGGAACATGCGGCTGGTGTCGCCGTGGTAGCCGTCCTTGATCACGGTGACGTCGATGTTCAGGGTGTCGCCGTCTTTCAACGGCTTGTCGCCAGGAATCCCGTGGCAGACCACATGGTTGATCGAGGTGCAGATCGACTTGGGGAAGCCTTTGTAGTTCAGCGGCGCGGGGATGGCCTTCTGCACGTCGACAATATAGTCGTGGCAGATGCGGTCCAGTTCTTCGGTGGTAACGCCGGGTTTGACGTGTTCGGCAATCATTTCCAGCACGTCGGCAGCCAGTTTGCCGGCAACGCGCATGCCAGCGATGTCTTCGGCGGTTTTGAGGGTGACGGTCATACAGGCTCTCTCTAGCGCGACGCGCTGAAATCAATACGGTTTACGGGTGTGCGACAAAAGGTTGCTGAATTCGCACAAGCCCAAAAACGCGATTCTAACAGACGCAGGGGGCAAACCATGAGCGTCTGGCTATCGCTTCTATCTATTAAGATGAGGGCATTCTGGCTCTATTCAAAGGCTTGCGCAAAAGCGGTTGTCGGCAAATGCGATTGCGGGTTTCGTTTTTGCCCTTCGTGTGGTATAAAATGCGCCGCTTTCCGGGGATACCCCGCAAAGCTTAAATCCACACACGTGTCGACACGATGACCTGGGTGCCGGAGGCTTGATGCCGCTGGTTGGTCATTGGGATACGTGGAGGCCAAACCCGACTTATTAAGGAACTATCATGTCCCAAGTCAACATGCGCGATATGCTGAAGGCCGGTGTGCACTTCGGTCACCAAACCCGTTACTGGAATCCGAAAATGGGTAAGTACATTTTCGGCGCGCGTAACAAGATCCACATCATCAACCTTGAAAAAACCCTGCCAATGTTCAACGAAGCTCTGACTTTCGTAGAGCGTCTGGCCCAAGGCAAAAACAAGATTCTGTTCGTCGGCACCAAGCGTTCCGCTGGCAAGATCGTTGCTGAAGAAGCAGCACGTTGCGGTTCGCCGTACGTCGATCACCGCTGGTTGGGCGGCATGCTGACCAACTTCAAAACCATCCGTGCTTCCATCAAGCGTCTGCGTGACCTTGAAGTGCAAGCCGAAGATGGTACTTTCGCCAAGCTGACCAAGAAAGAGGCGCTGATGCGCACTCGCGACCTGGAAAAGCTGGATCGTTCCCTGGGTGGTATCAAGGACATGGGCGGTCTGCCTGACGCACTGTTCGTTATCGACGTTGATCACGAGCGCATCGCGATCACCGAAGCCAACAAGCTGGGCATCCCGGTTATCGGCGTAGTCGATACCAACAGCAGCCCGGACGGTGTTGACTACATCATCCCAGGCAACGATGACGCAATCCGCGCTATCCAGCTGTACATGGGTTCGATGGCTGACGCTGTAATCCGTGGCCGCAACCACGTTGCTGGCGGCACCGAGCAGTTCGTTGAAGAAGCTCCGGTAGCAGCAGCTGAGTAATTGACGCCTTGGCGTTGACTCAGTAAGCAAAAAGGGGGCTTGGCCCCCTTTTTGCCACCTCGAAAACCATTTGTCGGTGCTCACTTGTGGCAGCGCAACATTGCGACTGTAACGTGCAGCGGCCTACAAGGGTGATTCGGGAAGAATTGATCGCCCGTTTGATCGGGTGGAATGGTTGAAAACCTATCCAAGAGGATTTTGAAATGGCAGAGATTACTGCAGCGTTGGTCAAAGAACTGCGTGAGCGTACTGGCGAAGGCATGATGGATTGCAAAAAGGCCTTGACCAAGGCCGGCGGCGACATCGAAAAAGCCATTGATGACATGCGTGCTTCGGGCGCCATCAAGGCTGCCAAGAAAGCAGGCAACGTAGCTGCTGAAGGCGCCATCGCCCTGAAGGAAGACGGTAAAACCGCCGTTCTGCTGGAAGTGAACTCGCAGACTGACTTCCTGGCTCTGCAGGACGACTTCAAGGCATTTGTTGCTGCAAGCGTTGAAAAAGCGTTCGCCGACAAGCTGACTGACGTCGCTCCGCTGATCGAAGCTCAAGAAGCTGCTCGCCTGGTACTGGTCGGCAAGGTTGGCGAAAACGTCAACATCCGTCGCCTGGCTCGCGTTGAAGGTGATGTTGTTGGTGGTTACCTGCACGGTAA is a genomic window of Pseudomonas sp. ADAK18 containing:
- a CDS encoding SufE family protein is translated as MNLPTDAVVALEAFQAVVSWEQRARMLMQWGERLPALADEDKVDANLVQGCESLVWLVGRLQQGHWQFAASSDARLIRGLVALLLTRVNGLSAAELQAVDLPDWFNQLGLSRQLSPSRSNGLNAVLQRMRDLSRTQI
- a CDS encoding aminotransferase class V-fold PLP-dependent enzyme, whose amino-acid sequence is MLVPSPWRADFPAIATLQRQDQTYLDNAATTQKPQALLDAISHYYANGAANVHRAQHLPGAHATQAFEDSRNKVAQWLNVGGDGQIIFTHGATCALNLLAYGLEHLFKPGDEIVISALEHHANLLPWQQLAKRRELELVVLPLDNDGLIDLEAAARLIGPRTRLLAVSQLSNVLGAWQPLPQLLTLAKVHDAMTVIDGAQGIVHGRHDVQALGCDFYVFSSHKLYGPDGVGVLYGRTEALHHLRHWQFGGEMVQQADYHSASFRPAPLGFEAGTPPIAGVIGLGATLDYLTSLDQHAVMAHEAALHAYLLRGLKARNGVRLLGSPQVALASFVVDGVHNADLAHLLTEQGIAVRAGHHCAMPLLKHMGLSGAIRVSLALYNDSDDLERFFEALDQALDMLR
- the dapD gene encoding 2,3,4,5-tetrahydropyridine-2,6-dicarboxylate N-succinyltransferase; protein product: MSNSLFSLGFGVGTQNRQGAWLEVFYAQPLLNPSAEIVAAIAPILGYSEGNQAITFTVAQASQLADALKGVDATQAALLTRLAESHKPLVATLLAEDAALTSTPEAYLKLHVLSHRLVKPHGLSLAGVFPQLPNVAWTSQGAIDIAELAERQLEARLRGELLEVFSVDKFPKMTDYVVPSGVRIADAARIRLGAYVGEGTTVMHEGFVNFNAGTEGPGMIEGRVSAGVFVGKGSDLGGGCSTMGTLSGGGNIVIKVGEGCLIGANAGIGIPLGDRNTVESGLYVTAGTKVKLLDEQNQLVKVVKARELAGQPDLLFRRNSETGAVECKTHKSAIELNAALHAHN
- a CDS encoding ArsC family reductase yields the protein MTASSKTLHLFGIKACDTMKKARTWLDEHAVSYEFHDYKTAGIDREHLTQWCNEHGWQVVLNRAGTTFRKLEDERKADLDQAKAIELMLAQPSMIKRPVLDLGDRTLIGFKPDSYSAALK
- a CDS encoding Na+/H+ antiporter, whose translation is MQTAYTVLILLMLVSVSRLVGRVIPLPLPLVQIAAGALLAWPTLGLHVALDPELFLFLFLPPLLFSDGWRMPKRELWSLRGPILTLAVGLVLFTVVGAGYFIHWLLPSIPLPVAFALAAVLSPTDAVAVSAISQNRLPTPLMHMLQGEALMNDASGLVTFKFALVAAVTGVFSLANASLTFVLVAVGGLAVGVALSWLVGRLRAWMIARGWDDPATHVVFMLLLPFAAYVLAERLGASGILSAVAAGMMQSWLDLLPRQTSTRLLNRSVWSLLEFAFNGLIFLLLGLQLPDIIKAVTSHEATLWPTLMYRCLEVVAIFLVLVVLRFIWVQSIWRLSGLLRRLRGKGALTLVPTARSCWLLTVGGVRGAVTLAGVMSVPLLLSPGEDFPERDLLIFIAAGVILLSLVAACIALPLLLRGIEKSPDNKRRGEVRDAWKKTAEAAIHALEVEEPADTAPQDAAQAALSAELKARIMSEYRHQLEVFNDSAEAQALAFQMDQLERKLRLKALRAQRLELYSLSRHHQIGDDVLREVLADLDMSEANLGHVK
- the dapC gene encoding succinyldiaminopimelate transaminase, which translates into the protein MNNALNQLQPYPFEKLRALLGSVTPNPDKRPIALSIGEPKHKSPDFVAQALANNLDQMAVYPTTLGIPALREAIGAWCERRFNVPKGWLDPARNILPVNGTREALFAFTQTVVNRGDDALVISPNPFYQIYEGAAFLAGAKPHYLPCLDENGFNPDFDAVSADVWKRCQILFLCSPGNPTGALIPVDVLKNLIALADEHDFVIAADECYSELYFDEQAPPPGLLSACVELGRQDFKRCVVFHSLSKRSNLPGLRSGFVAGDAEILKAFLLYRTYHGCAMPVQTQLASIAAWQDEAHVQANRDLYREKFDAVLAILKPVLDVQNPDGGFYLWPNVEGDDAAFCRDLFVEEHVTVVPGSYLSREVDGFNPGAGRVRMALVAPLAECVEAAERIRDFIQRRR
- a CDS encoding [protein-PII] uridylyltransferase; translation: MPQVDPELFDRGQFQAELALKASPIAAFKKAIRQAREVLDERFRSGRDIRRLIEDRAWFVDNILQKAWEQFNWSEDADIALVAVGGYGRGELHPYSDIDLLILLDSADHEIFRDSIERFLTLLWDIGLEVGQSVRSVDECAEEARADLTVVTNLMESRTICGPERLRQRMLEVTSTVHMWPSKDFFLAKRAEQKARHHKYNDTEYNLEPNVKGSPGGLRDIQTILWVARRQYGTLNLRALAGEGFLVESENALLASSQEFLWKVRYALHMLAGRSEDRLLFDHQRSIATLLGFEGEDAKTSIESFMQQYYRVVMSIAQLSDLIIQHFEEVILAPEDETPPPPINSRFQLHDGYIEARNDNVFSRTPFAMLEIFVLMAQQPEIKGVRADTIRLLRENRHLIDDDFRNDIRNTSLFIELFKCKIGIHRNLRRMNRYGILGRYLPEFGFIVGQMQHDLFHIYTVDAHTLNLIKHLRKLQYTQVSEKFPLASKLMARLPKPELIYLAGLYHDIGKGRHGDHSEIGAVDAEAFCQRHQLPVWDSRLIVWLVQNHLVMSTTAQRKDLSDPQVIHDFAQIVGDETRLDYLYVLTVSDINATNPTLWNSWRASLLRQLYTETKRALRRGLENPVDREEQIRRTQSAALDILVRGGNDPDDVEQLWSQLGDDYFLRHTAGDVAWHSDAILQQPADGGPLVLIKETTQREFEGGTQIFIYAPDQHDFFAVTVAAMDQLNLNIHDARVITSSSQFTLDTYIVLDTEGESIGDNPARVKKIREGLTEALRNPDDYPTIIQRRVPRQLKHFAFAPQVTIHNDAQRPVTVLELSAPDRPGLLARIGTIFLEFDLSLQNAKIATLGERVEDVFFITDADNQPLSDPELCRRLQDAIVQQLSVSHEPGVELSRLSI
- the map gene encoding type I methionyl aminopeptidase, with translation MTVTLKTAEDIAGMRVAGKLAADVLEMIAEHVKPGVTTEELDRICHDYIVDVQKAIPAPLNYKGFPKSICTSINHVVCHGIPGDKPLKDGDTLNIDVTVIKDGYHGDTSRMFHVGTVPVWAERLSQITQECMYKAIEIVKPGCRLGDIGEVIQKHAEKNGFSVVREFCGHGIGKVFHEEPQILHYGRAGTGMELKAGMTFTIEPMINQGKADTKVLGDGWTAITKDRKLSAQWEHTLLVTDTGYEIFTLRADDTIPRVSA
- the rpsB gene encoding 30S ribosomal protein S2; this translates as MSQVNMRDMLKAGVHFGHQTRYWNPKMGKYIFGARNKIHIINLEKTLPMFNEALTFVERLAQGKNKILFVGTKRSAGKIVAEEAARCGSPYVDHRWLGGMLTNFKTIRASIKRLRDLEVQAEDGTFAKLTKKEALMRTRDLEKLDRSLGGIKDMGGLPDALFVIDVDHERIAITEANKLGIPVIGVVDTNSSPDGVDYIIPGNDDAIRAIQLYMGSMADAVIRGRNHVAGGTEQFVEEAPVAAAE
- the tsf gene encoding translation elongation factor Ts, whose protein sequence is MAEITAALVKELRERTGEGMMDCKKALTKAGGDIEKAIDDMRASGAIKAAKKAGNVAAEGAIALKEDGKTAVLLEVNSQTDFLALQDDFKAFVAASVEKAFADKLTDVAPLIEAQEAARLVLVGKVGENVNIRRLARVEGDVVGGYLHGNKIGVVVALKGGSVELAKDIAMHVAASNPEFLLPSEVSAEAVEREKAVFLSLNADKIAGKPENIVENMIKGRISKFLAEASLVEQAFVKNPEIKVGELAKKAGAEIVSFTYFKVGDGIEKPVDNFAEEVAAQLAAAKQ